One window from the genome of Streptomyces sp. NBC_00287 encodes:
- a CDS encoding N-acetylmuramoyl-L-alanine amidase, giving the protein MASPMSAARFLEQLRAEGVTVVEVGDWEHHNRNHKGPWGPVHGVMIHHTVTKGSELTVKLCRNGHGDLPGPLCHGVITKDGRVHLVGFGRANHAGKGDDDVLRAVIDEEPLPRDNESTADGNRHFYGFECENMGDGEDPWPEVQLEAIERVSAAICRHHGWSERSVIGHLEWQPGKVDPNGFTMASMRDRVRARLK; this is encoded by the coding sequence ATGGCCTCACCCATGTCCGCGGCAAGATTCCTGGAGCAGCTGCGGGCGGAGGGCGTGACGGTCGTCGAGGTCGGCGACTGGGAGCACCACAACCGCAACCACAAGGGCCCCTGGGGGCCGGTCCACGGCGTGATGATTCACCACACGGTCACCAAGGGCAGCGAGCTCACGGTGAAGTTGTGCCGCAACGGCCACGGGGACCTGCCCGGCCCGCTGTGCCACGGCGTCATCACCAAGGACGGCAGGGTCCATCTGGTCGGCTTCGGCCGCGCCAACCACGCGGGCAAGGGCGACGACGACGTCCTGCGCGCCGTGATCGACGAGGAGCCCCTCCCCCGCGACAACGAGTCCACCGCCGACGGCAACCGTCACTTCTACGGCTTCGAATGCGAGAACATGGGCGACGGCGAGGACCCCTGGCCGGAGGTCCAGCTGGAGGCCATCGAACGAGTCTCCGCAGCCATCTGCCGCCATCACGGCTGGTCCGAGCGCTCGGTGATCGGCCACCTGGAATGGCAGCCGGGCAAGGTGGACCCGAACGGCTTCACCATGGCGTCGATGCGGGACCGCGTCAGGGCCCGCCTGAAGTAG
- a CDS encoding family 2B encapsulin nanocompartment shell protein, with protein sequence MSVGEEIRTDEGRPQQSLGTGAARNLATTTKSAPQMQEISSRWLLRMLPWVNVQGGTYRVNRRLSYAVGDGRITFVKTGDRVEVIPAELGELPALRSYEDLEVLAELAQRCEQRELAAGEVLASFGSPAEEVYLLAHGRVEKVGTGPYGDDESLGVLADGAYLGDQSLLASDAIWEYTARTVTACTVLVLPRQDVEQVAERSDSLREHLDAQRAIPAQRANKYGEKEIDLAAGHSGEPDIPHTFVDYEARPREYELSIAQTVLRIHSRVADLYNQPMNQTEQQLRLTVEALKERQEHELINNREFGLLNNCEYEQRIQPHDGVPGPDDMDELLSRRRGTKLFLAHPRAISAFGRELNKRGLVPETIEMAGNRIPTWRGVPIFPCNKIPVSDARTTSIIAMRTGEAEQGVIGLQQAGIPDEIEPSLSVRFMGINEQAIIKYLVTAYYSAAVLVPDALGVLENVEIGRWR encoded by the coding sequence ATGTCGGTAGGCGAAGAGATCCGCACTGATGAGGGCAGGCCGCAGCAGAGTCTCGGCACCGGCGCCGCGCGGAACCTGGCCACCACGACCAAGTCCGCACCCCAGATGCAGGAGATCAGCTCACGCTGGCTGCTGCGCATGCTGCCGTGGGTGAATGTGCAGGGCGGCACTTACCGAGTGAACCGCCGGCTGAGCTACGCCGTGGGGGACGGCCGTATCACCTTTGTGAAGACCGGAGACCGTGTCGAGGTCATCCCCGCGGAGCTGGGCGAACTGCCCGCACTGCGCAGTTACGAGGACCTGGAGGTGCTCGCCGAGCTCGCCCAGCGCTGCGAGCAGCGGGAGCTCGCCGCGGGCGAGGTGCTCGCCTCCTTCGGCAGCCCCGCCGAGGAGGTGTATCTGCTGGCGCACGGCCGCGTGGAGAAGGTCGGCACCGGCCCCTACGGCGACGACGAGTCCCTCGGTGTACTGGCCGACGGCGCCTACCTCGGCGACCAGTCGCTGCTCGCCTCCGACGCCATCTGGGAGTACACGGCCCGCACCGTCACCGCGTGCACCGTCCTCGTCCTGCCCCGCCAGGACGTCGAGCAGGTCGCGGAGCGCTCCGACTCCCTGCGCGAGCATCTCGACGCGCAGCGCGCGATCCCCGCCCAGCGCGCCAACAAGTACGGCGAGAAGGAGATCGACCTCGCGGCAGGACACAGCGGCGAGCCGGACATCCCGCACACCTTCGTCGACTACGAGGCCAGGCCCCGTGAGTACGAACTGAGCATCGCCCAGACCGTTCTGCGCATCCACTCCCGCGTGGCCGACCTCTACAACCAGCCGATGAACCAGACCGAGCAGCAGCTCCGGCTGACCGTCGAGGCGCTCAAGGAGCGCCAGGAGCACGAGCTCATCAACAACCGCGAGTTCGGGCTGCTCAACAACTGCGAGTACGAGCAGCGGATCCAGCCGCACGACGGCGTGCCCGGGCCCGACGACATGGACGAACTGCTCAGCAGGCGCCGCGGCACCAAGCTGTTCCTCGCCCACCCGCGCGCGATCTCCGCGTTCGGCCGCGAGCTCAACAAGCGCGGACTGGTGCCCGAGACCATCGAGATGGCCGGCAACCGCATCCCCACCTGGCGCGGGGTGCCGATCTTCCCGTGCAACAAGATCCCGGTCAGCGACGCCCGTACGACCTCGATCATCGCCATGCGTACCGGCGAGGCCGAGCAGGGGGTCATCGGGCTTCAGCAGGCCGGGATCCCCGACGAGATCGAGCCGAGCCTGTCGGTGCGGTTCATGGGCATCAACGAACAGGCGATCATCAAGTACCTGGTGACCGCCTACTACTCGGCCGCGGTCCTGGTGCCGGACGCGCTCGGTGTGCTGGAGAACGTCGAGATCGGGCGCTGGCGGTGA
- a CDS encoding family 2 encapsulin nanocompartment cargo protein polyprenyl transferase: MGTQTHAGPGPLDGQEAMAILERARGSVDPELRSAVDSLPTSMRRVALYHFGWEHADGTPAAGNSGKAIRPALVLTAAEALGGPPARKAAVRAAAAVELVHNFTLLHDDVMDRDTTRRHRPTAWTVFGDADAILAGDALQALALRLLAEDPHPASTEAAARLAACVVELCEGQHADTAMEKQAPADVGLDEALAMAEAKTGALLGCACALGALYAGAAGEDVEAMDAFGREAGLAFQLIDDVIGIWGDPRRTGKPAGADLAARKKSLPVVAALTSGTPAAVELAELYEVPYGKGGMAAEEETARTALAVEQAGGRDWAQVQAADRMARAMQELARAVPEPEAAGGLLALAEFVTRRST; encoded by the coding sequence ATCGGGACCCAGACACACGCCGGACCGGGTCCGCTCGACGGGCAGGAGGCGATGGCGATCCTGGAGCGTGCACGAGGGTCCGTCGACCCCGAACTGCGCTCCGCCGTCGACTCGTTGCCGACCTCCATGCGCCGGGTCGCGCTCTACCACTTCGGCTGGGAGCACGCGGACGGCACCCCCGCGGCCGGTAACTCGGGCAAGGCCATCCGCCCCGCGCTCGTCCTCACCGCGGCCGAGGCGCTCGGCGGGCCACCGGCCCGCAAGGCTGCGGTACGGGCCGCCGCGGCGGTGGAGCTGGTCCACAACTTCACGTTGCTGCACGACGACGTGATGGACCGGGACACCACCCGACGGCACCGGCCCACCGCCTGGACCGTGTTCGGCGACGCCGACGCGATCCTCGCCGGGGACGCCCTCCAGGCGCTCGCCCTCAGACTGCTCGCCGAGGACCCGCATCCGGCGTCCACCGAGGCCGCCGCCCGGCTCGCCGCCTGTGTCGTCGAACTGTGCGAGGGCCAGCACGCGGACACGGCGATGGAGAAGCAGGCCCCCGCCGACGTCGGCCTCGACGAGGCGCTCGCCATGGCCGAGGCCAAGACGGGAGCGCTGCTGGGCTGCGCCTGCGCCCTCGGCGCGCTGTACGCGGGCGCGGCGGGGGAGGACGTGGAGGCGATGGACGCCTTCGGCCGGGAGGCGGGGCTCGCCTTCCAGCTCATCGACGACGTCATCGGCATATGGGGCGACCCCCGGCGCACCGGCAAGCCGGCCGGCGCGGACCTGGCCGCCCGTAAGAAGTCGCTGCCGGTCGTCGCCGCGCTGACCTCCGGTACGCCGGCGGCGGTGGAGCTGGCCGAGTTGTACGAAGTGCCGTACGGCAAGGGCGGGATGGCGGCGGAGGAGGAGACCGCGCGTACCGCACTGGCCGTGGAACAGGCGGGCGGGCGTGACTGGGCGCAGGTCCAGGCGGCCGACCGGATGGCCCGCGCGATGCAGGAACTGGCCCGCGCGGTGCCCGAACCGGAGGCGGCGGGCGGCCTGCTGGCCCTGGCCGAGTTCGTCACCCGCCGCAGCACCTAG
- a CDS encoding GNAT family N-acetyltransferase produces the protein MGVAIRTATEADRDFVVRLLDEAFQDDPVSGWVFPGAEYRRATHHRLMAAFTDIVLADGRIDLTEDGSACALWLPTPAGEHDPDDDGPAQLRDAVDPANERVELIGRLTAGIHPCDRAHEYLWMIGVSPQRQGEGLGSALIGAVLDRCDGDGVPAYLEASSARSRKLYERLGFELLGSPLDLPEGPQMFPMWREPRELRELRAAR, from the coding sequence ATGGGTGTGGCGATCCGGACGGCGACCGAGGCGGACCGGGACTTTGTGGTGCGGCTGCTGGACGAGGCCTTCCAGGACGATCCGGTCAGTGGCTGGGTCTTTCCCGGTGCCGAGTACCGCCGGGCGACCCATCACCGGCTGATGGCGGCCTTCACCGACATCGTGCTCGCCGACGGACGCATCGATCTCACCGAGGACGGCTCGGCCTGTGCGCTGTGGCTGCCGACGCCCGCCGGGGAGCACGACCCCGACGACGACGGGCCCGCGCAGCTCCGTGACGCCGTCGACCCGGCGAACGAGCGCGTCGAGTTGATCGGCCGGCTCACCGCCGGGATCCACCCCTGCGACCGCGCCCACGAGTACCTGTGGATGATCGGCGTCTCCCCGCAGCGGCAGGGCGAGGGCCTCGGCTCCGCGCTCATCGGCGCCGTACTCGACCGCTGTGACGGCGACGGCGTCCCCGCGTACCTGGAGGCGAGCAGCGCCCGCAGCCGGAAGCTGTACGAGCGCCTCGGCTTCGAACTCCTCGGCAGCCCCCTCGACCTGCCCGAGGGCCCGCAGATGTTCCCCATGTGGCGCGAACCCCGCGAACTCCGCGAACTCCGCGCCGCCCGCTAG
- a CDS encoding TetR/AcrR family transcriptional regulator: MARNPERRAALVDAGVEVLAREGARGLTFRAVDAEAGVPVGTASNYFTGRDDLLRQIDTRLHVRLAPDPEVIAELLQRPKDRSLVTAFMHDLMGRATRDRTGYLALLEMRLEATRRPELRASYTESVRGDLTEGMEFHRAAGLPGGDETVTVLYLAMLGLILEHLTLPGVLEGVLPGVGVPEGLIERIVETVVPEA, encoded by the coding sequence TTGGCCAGGAATCCGGAGCGGCGCGCGGCGCTGGTGGACGCCGGTGTGGAGGTGCTCGCACGGGAGGGGGCGCGCGGGCTGACGTTCCGCGCGGTGGACGCCGAGGCCGGGGTGCCGGTGGGCACGGCCTCCAACTACTTCACCGGGCGCGACGACCTACTGCGCCAGATCGACACCCGGCTGCATGTACGGCTGGCCCCCGACCCCGAGGTGATCGCGGAGCTGCTCCAGCGGCCGAAGGACCGGTCACTGGTCACCGCGTTCATGCACGACCTGATGGGCCGGGCCACCCGCGACCGCACCGGCTATCTCGCGCTCCTGGAGATGCGCCTGGAGGCGACCCGGCGGCCCGAACTGCGGGCGTCGTACACGGAGTCGGTGCGCGGGGACCTGACGGAGGGCATGGAGTTCCACCGGGCCGCGGGGCTGCCCGGCGGCGACGAGACCGTGACGGTGCTCTATCTGGCCATGCTCGGCCTGATCTTGGAGCATCTGACGCTGCCGGGGGTGCTGGAGGGGGTGTTGCCGGGGGTGGGGGTTCCGGAGGGGTTGATCGAGCGGATCGTGGAGACGGTGGTGCCGGAGGCCTAG
- a CDS encoding dihydrofolate reductase family protein, translated as MRKLTYYIACSIDGFIGDPNGDATSMFAFLDEEFLGYLASTWPDTIAAQGREQLGLKGAENLHFDTVIQGRGSYQLALDTGTTSPYGHLREYVASRSLGPSPDPNVTVIDGDLVARIRELKAEESELGIWLCGGSQIAGELLDEIDELVIKTYPQVYGSGMPMFGGAGFAVSDFTLQDVRTFGNGVLVRTYARKR; from the coding sequence TTGCGAAAGCTCACGTACTACATCGCCTGCTCCATCGACGGCTTCATCGGAGACCCGAACGGCGACGCCACATCGATGTTCGCGTTCCTGGACGAGGAGTTCCTCGGCTACCTCGCCTCGACCTGGCCGGACACCATCGCCGCCCAGGGCCGCGAACAGCTCGGCCTCAAGGGCGCCGAGAACCTCCACTTCGACACGGTGATCCAGGGCCGCGGCAGCTACCAGCTCGCCCTCGACACCGGCACCACCAGCCCGTACGGCCATCTGCGCGAGTACGTCGCCTCGCGCTCCCTCGGTCCCTCCCCGGACCCGAACGTGACCGTGATCGACGGCGACCTGGTCGCCCGGATCCGTGAGCTGAAGGCCGAGGAGAGCGAGCTCGGCATCTGGCTCTGCGGCGGCTCCCAGATCGCGGGCGAACTGCTCGACGAGATCGACGAGCTGGTCATCAAGACCTATCCGCAGGTCTACGGCTCGGGGATGCCGATGTTCGGTGGTGCCGGGTTCGCCGTCAGCGACTTCACCCTGCAAGATGTCCGCACGTTCGGTAACGGAGTGCTCGTCCGCACCTACGCACGGAAGCGCTGA
- a CDS encoding YciI family protein, with translation MKYLVMVQGSQADYEAMKGKASENSPAWTEQDVQAMYAFMGALNDDLAETGELVDGQGLVEPARTRHVDLGADGKPVITDGPYGETKELLAGYWVLDCASLERVTEIAARVLQCPQPEGAPVYPVVIRPIDEGTGDV, from the coding sequence ATGAAGTACCTGGTCATGGTGCAGGGCAGCCAGGCGGACTACGAGGCGATGAAGGGCAAGGCGTCCGAGAACTCGCCGGCCTGGACCGAACAGGACGTGCAGGCGATGTACGCCTTCATGGGCGCGCTCAACGACGACCTCGCCGAGACCGGCGAACTGGTCGACGGCCAGGGTCTGGTCGAGCCCGCCCGCACCCGGCACGTGGATCTCGGCGCGGACGGCAAGCCCGTCATCACCGACGGCCCCTACGGCGAGACCAAGGAGCTGCTGGCCGGCTACTGGGTCCTGGACTGCGCGAGCCTGGAGCGGGTCACGGAGATCGCCGCCCGTGTTCTGCAGTGCCCCCAGCCCGAAGGCGCGCCCGTCTACCCGGTAGTGATCCGGCCCATCGACGAGGGCACCGGAGACGTCTGA
- a CDS encoding RNA polymerase sigma factor → MSDTVEDLLRHHAPQVLGALVRRYGHFDAAEDAVQEALLAAAGQWPAAGVPDNPRGWLIKVASRRLVDALRADDARRAREEKAVALSLRRGEDRAPQEDDTLSLLFLCCHPDLTPPAQIALTLRAVGGLTTAEIARAWLVPEATMAQRISRAKQKLRGVSFGRPDNWVERLPAVLHTLYLIFNEGYTATSGTSLQRRDLSGEAIRLTRTAHRLLPDTGEVAGLLALMLLTDARRDARTGPHGDLVPLDEQDRDRWDKAAIEEGVALVTHALGYGPAGPYQLRAAIAAVHDEAPSADATDWREILGLYDVLVGLVPGPVERLNRAVAVAMVRGPEAGLREVEALEGELGHRRDAVRGHLLERAGAYDEACAAYESAAAQTMSLPEQRYLRGRAARLRP, encoded by the coding sequence ATGAGCGACACCGTCGAGGACCTGCTGCGCCACCACGCGCCGCAGGTCCTCGGTGCGCTCGTGCGCCGGTACGGCCATTTCGACGCTGCCGAGGACGCCGTACAGGAGGCGCTGCTCGCCGCGGCCGGGCAGTGGCCGGCGGCCGGGGTGCCGGACAATCCGCGCGGCTGGCTCATCAAGGTGGCCTCGCGGCGGCTGGTGGACGCGCTGCGGGCCGACGACGCCCGGCGGGCTCGGGAGGAGAAGGCGGTGGCGCTCAGCCTCCGCAGGGGAGAAGACCGCGCTCCTCAGGAGGACGACACCCTCTCCCTCCTGTTCCTCTGCTGCCACCCGGACCTCACCCCGCCCGCGCAGATCGCGCTCACCCTGCGCGCGGTCGGCGGTCTCACCACGGCGGAGATCGCCCGCGCCTGGCTCGTTCCCGAGGCGACCATGGCCCAGCGGATCAGCCGGGCCAAGCAGAAGCTGCGCGGGGTGAGCTTCGGTCGCCCGGACAACTGGGTGGAGCGGCTGCCCGCAGTCCTGCACACCCTCTACCTGATCTTCAACGAGGGCTATACGGCGACCTCGGGCACCAGCCTCCAGCGACGCGACCTCTCCGGCGAGGCGATCCGGCTGACGCGGACGGCCCACCGGCTGCTCCCGGACACCGGTGAGGTGGCCGGGCTGCTCGCCCTGATGCTGCTCACCGACGCCCGCCGCGACGCCCGCACCGGCCCGCACGGCGACCTCGTGCCCCTCGACGAACAGGACCGCGACCGCTGGGACAAGGCCGCGATCGAGGAGGGCGTCGCGCTGGTCACCCACGCCCTTGGGTACGGCCCCGCCGGCCCCTACCAACTGCGCGCGGCCATCGCCGCCGTCCACGACGAGGCGCCCTCCGCTGACGCCACGGACTGGCGGGAGATCCTGGGCCTCTACGACGTGCTGGTGGGCCTCGTCCCCGGCCCCGTCGAGCGCCTCAACCGCGCGGTCGCCGTCGCCATGGTGCGCGGACCGGAGGCGGGCCTTCGGGAAGTGGAGGCGCTGGAGGGGGAGTTGGGGCATCGGCGGGATGCCGTACGGGGGCATCTGCTGGAGCGGGCGGGGGCGTACGACGAAGCGTGCGCCGCCTACGAATCGGCGGCCGCGCAGACCATGAGCCTGCCCGAGCAGCGCTATTTGCGGGGGCGGGCGGCCCGGCTGAGGCCTTAA
- a CDS encoding DUF952 domain-containing protein yields the protein MSTTIVHLTERSLWEEARARGTYAMSTRGRTLQEEGFIHCSTREQLPKVAAFLYSDYDGPDELVLLVIDPARLGAPLKYEAPEPGAEEFPHIYGPIPVDAVVGVEPWV from the coding sequence ATGTCCACAACCATCGTGCACCTCACCGAACGCTCCCTGTGGGAGGAGGCCCGCGCCCGGGGGACGTACGCGATGTCGACCCGCGGCCGCACCCTCCAGGAGGAGGGCTTCATCCACTGCTCGACCCGCGAGCAACTGCCGAAAGTGGCCGCTTTCCTCTATTCCGACTACGACGGCCCCGACGAGCTCGTCCTGCTCGTCATCGACCCCGCCCGGCTCGGCGCACCGCTGAAGTACGAGGCCCCCGAGCCCGGTGCCGAGGAGTTCCCGCACATCTACGGGCCGATTCCGGTGGACGCCGTGGTGGGGGTCGAGCCGTGGGTCTGA
- a CDS encoding VOC family protein → MTIRWTYAFVDRPAAVFGPACDFWTAVTGTRLSELRGDQGEFVTLLPESGDACVKGQGVTEGPGGAHLDFAVEDVTGFVKEARRVGAGMVAEHDGWAVLRSPAGQLFCAVPWHGESLRPPVVRGTRLDQVCLDIPPSLYDAEVAFWSALLPGWESLPGSLPEFHVVKPPAGMPIRILLQRLGEERPAAAHLDLACADIDAARTAHEQLGATLVYSGAHWRVMRDPAGGTYCLTGRDPQTGGLPA, encoded by the coding sequence ATGACCATTCGCTGGACGTACGCCTTCGTCGACCGGCCCGCCGCCGTCTTCGGCCCCGCCTGCGACTTCTGGACCGCCGTCACCGGCACGCGTCTGTCCGAACTCCGGGGTGATCAGGGCGAGTTCGTGACACTCCTGCCCGAGTCCGGCGACGCCTGCGTCAAGGGCCAGGGCGTCACGGAGGGGCCCGGCGGCGCCCACTTGGACTTCGCCGTCGAGGACGTCACGGGCTTCGTGAAGGAGGCCCGGCGGGTCGGGGCCGGGATGGTCGCCGAGCACGACGGCTGGGCCGTACTTCGCTCACCGGCCGGGCAGTTGTTCTGCGCGGTGCCCTGGCACGGGGAGTCCCTGCGCCCGCCCGTGGTGCGCGGAACCCGCCTCGACCAGGTCTGCCTGGACATCCCGCCTTCGCTCTACGACGCCGAAGTCGCCTTCTGGAGCGCCCTGTTGCCCGGCTGGGAGTCGCTGCCGGGTTCCCTCCCGGAGTTCCACGTGGTCAAGCCGCCGGCCGGGATGCCGATCCGCATCCTGCTCCAGCGGCTCGGCGAGGAGCGCCCCGCCGCGGCCCATCTCGACCTGGCCTGCGCGGACATCGACGCCGCCCGCACGGCCCACGAACAGCTGGGCGCCACGCTCGTGTACAGCGGCGCCCACTGGCGTGTGATGCGCGATCCGGCGGGCGGCACCTACTGCCTGACGGGACGGGATCCGCAGACGGGCGGGCTGCCGGCCTAG
- a CDS encoding VOC family protein, with the protein MDIKLKQCFLAVDDHDKAIAFYRDVLGLEVRGDVGFEGMRWVTVGSPLQPDVEIVLEPPAADPDTSPADKEVMAQLLAKGVLRGVNFTTSDCDELFARVRESGADVIQEPTDQPYGVRDCAFRDPAGNMLRFMEPSKQG; encoded by the coding sequence ATGGACATCAAACTGAAGCAGTGCTTCCTCGCCGTCGACGACCACGACAAGGCGATCGCCTTCTACCGCGACGTCCTGGGCCTCGAGGTCCGCGGTGACGTCGGGTTCGAGGGGATGCGGTGGGTGACCGTCGGCTCGCCCTTGCAGCCGGACGTGGAGATCGTGCTGGAGCCTCCCGCCGCGGACCCGGACACCTCCCCCGCCGACAAGGAGGTGATGGCCCAGCTGCTCGCCAAGGGCGTGCTGCGCGGGGTCAACTTCACCACCTCCGACTGCGACGAGCTGTTCGCGCGGGTACGGGAGTCCGGCGCCGATGTGATCCAGGAGCCGACGGACCAGCCGTACGGCGTGCGCGACTGCGCCTTCCGGGACCCGGCCGGGAACATGCTGCGCTTCATGGAGCCGTCGAAGCAGGGCTGA
- a CDS encoding helix-turn-helix transcriptional regulator translates to MNTEDLVRLRQARDRMDREYTEPLDVTALARTALMSPGHFQRSFRAAYGETPYGYLMTRRIERAKALLRRGDMSVTEVCMAVGCTSLGSFSARFTELVGETPSAYRARSHADGEVIPACVARRYTRPRRS, encoded by the coding sequence GTGAACACCGAGGATCTGGTCCGGCTGCGGCAGGCGCGCGACCGTATGGACCGCGAGTACACCGAGCCCCTCGACGTCACGGCGCTCGCCCGGACCGCGCTGATGTCCCCGGGCCACTTCCAGCGCAGCTTCCGCGCCGCGTACGGCGAGACACCGTACGGCTATCTCATGACGCGCCGGATCGAGCGCGCCAAGGCGCTGCTGCGGCGCGGCGACATGAGCGTGACGGAGGTGTGCATGGCGGTCGGCTGTACCTCCCTCGGCTCCTTCAGCGCGCGCTTCACCGAGCTGGTCGGGGAGACCCCGAGCGCCTACCGGGCCCGCTCGCACGCGGACGGCGAGGTGATTCCGGCGTGTGTGGCCCGCCGGTACACCCGGCCGAGGCGGTCGTAG
- the sodN gene encoding superoxide dismutase, Ni, whose protein sequence is MLSRLFAPKVKVSAHCDLPCGVYDPAQARIEAESVKAVQEKMAANDDPHFQARATVIKEQRAELAKHHVSVLWSDYFKPPHFEKYPELHQLVNDALKALSAAKASTDPATGQKALDYIAQIDKIFWETKKA, encoded by the coding sequence ATGCTTTCCCGCCTGTTTGCCCCCAAGGTGAAGGTCAGCGCACACTGCGACCTGCCCTGCGGTGTGTACGACCCGGCCCAGGCCCGCATCGAGGCGGAGTCGGTCAAGGCCGTGCAGGAGAAGATGGCCGCCAACGACGACCCGCACTTCCAGGCGCGTGCCACCGTCATCAAGGAGCAGCGCGCCGAGCTCGCCAAGCACCACGTGTCGGTCCTGTGGAGCGACTACTTCAAGCCCCCGCACTTCGAGAAGTACCCGGAGCTGCACCAGCTGGTCAACGACGCCCTGAAGGCCCTGTCGGCCGCCAAGGCGTCCACCGACCCGGCCACCGGCCAGAAGGCGCTGGACTACATCGCCCAGATCGACAAGATCTTCTGGGAGACCAAGAAGGCCTGA
- the sodX gene encoding nickel-type superoxide dismutase maturation protease — translation MPELSQETERGRPLLPFGPAEVTGPSMVPTLHHGDRLLVHYGARIRPGDVVVLRHPFQQDLLVVKRAAERREGGWWVLGDNTYAGGDSTDYGTVPAELVLGRVRGRFRPRRADQRSPFALVRWALSAVRPVLSDRSASRRLRAR, via the coding sequence ATGCCGGAACTGTCGCAGGAGACCGAACGCGGGCGGCCGTTGCTGCCCTTCGGGCCGGCCGAGGTGACCGGGCCGTCCATGGTGCCCACGCTGCACCACGGGGACCGGCTGCTGGTGCACTACGGGGCTCGGATCCGGCCCGGTGACGTGGTCGTTCTGCGCCATCCGTTCCAGCAGGACCTGTTGGTCGTCAAGCGGGCCGCGGAGCGGCGCGAGGGCGGCTGGTGGGTGCTCGGGGACAACACGTACGCGGGCGGGGACAGCACGGACTACGGGACGGTCCCGGCGGAGCTGGTGCTGGGCAGGGTGCGGGGGCGGTTCCGGCCGCGCAGGGCGGATCAGCGCTCGCCGTTCGCGCTGGTGCGCTGGGCGCTGTCCGCCGTACGGCCCGTGCTGTCCGACCGGTCCGCCTCCAGGCGCTTGCGGGCGCGGTAG
- a CDS encoding CGNR zinc finger domain-containing protein: MELAYYSDYAVRLVNSEDPARGKDALTSVEAVRDLFGVNQSAGRRATDADVTRFRSVRARLRAVFEAADGGDETLAVDLLNSLLLEFPVSPQISGHDFRDDDGRPLWHMHLADHPSNATAGYAAIAAMGLAFHLTEYGVDRLGLCEAAPCRNAYLDTSTNRSRRYCSDRCATRANVAAYRARKRLEADRSDSTGRTADSAQRTSANGER; encoded by the coding sequence GTGGAACTGGCCTATTACTCGGACTACGCGGTACGCCTCGTCAACAGCGAGGACCCGGCCCGGGGCAAGGACGCGCTGACGTCGGTCGAGGCCGTCCGCGATCTGTTCGGCGTGAACCAGTCGGCCGGCCGCCGCGCGACGGACGCGGACGTCACCCGCTTCCGCTCGGTCCGGGCCCGCCTGCGCGCGGTCTTCGAGGCGGCGGACGGCGGCGACGAGACCCTCGCGGTGGACCTGCTGAACTCACTGCTGCTGGAGTTCCCGGTCAGCCCGCAGATCTCCGGACACGACTTCCGGGACGACGACGGCCGCCCGCTGTGGCACATGCACCTCGCCGACCACCCCTCGAACGCGACCGCGGGGTACGCGGCCATCGCGGCGATGGGCCTGGCCTTCCATCTCACGGAGTACGGCGTGGACCGCCTCGGCCTGTGCGAGGCAGCACCGTGCCGCAACGCCTACCTCGACACCTCGACCAACCGCTCCCGGCGCTACTGCTCCGACCGCTGTGCCACCCGCGCGAACGTGGCCGCCTACCGCGCCCGCAAGCGCCTGGAGGCGGACCGGTCGGACAGCACGGGCCGTACGGCGGACAGCGCCCAGCGCACCAGCGCGAACGGCGAGCGCTGA